The proteins below come from a single Molothrus ater isolate BHLD 08-10-18 breed brown headed cowbird chromosome 3, BPBGC_Mater_1.1, whole genome shotgun sequence genomic window:
- the LOC118684633 gene encoding activator of 90 kDa heat shock protein ATPase homolog 2-like, whose translation MAKWGQGDPRWIVEERADATNVNNWHWTERDATSWSKRKLKEVLEGLVVEGEAGRCEIGDLKHVEGEASCNSRKGKLIFFYEWNLRLSWKGTVKESGEKHKGSVEIPNLSEENEVDDTEINVSKKKGEGDVLKELMRTEGTTKVREALRDYLKALKTEFTLGMILPTKAAVGQELATERKPSGSPVQDSVTPQALDMVGVKIPTVRIYMREVFNSPADELYSIFTKKELVQKFSKCPAVIEAEKGGKLQMFEGCVSGEYTELVPSQRLVLKWRCRSWPEEHYATVALTFQDVAAQSELELECKGVPVSHEESTRQCWKKQYFEEIHLLLQQSKDSME comes from the exons ATGGCCAAGTGGGGCCAGGGGGACCCGCGCTGGATCGTGGAGGAGCGGGCGGACGCCACCAACGTGAACAACTGGCACTG GACGGAGCGGGACGCGACCAGCTGGTCCAAGAGGAAGCTgaaggaggtgctggaggggctggtggTGGAGGGCGAGGCCGGGCGCTGCGAGATCGGCGACCTCAAACACGTGGAGGGCGAAGCGTCCTGCAACAGCCGCAAAGGGAAACTCATCTTCTTCTACGAGTGGAACCTGCGCCTCAGCTGGAAAG GTACAGTCAAAGAGTCTGGTGAGAAACATAAGGGATCTGTTGAAATTCCTAACCTGTCAGAAGAAAATGAGGTAGATGATACAGAG aTAAATGTTAGCAAgaagaaaggggaaggggaTGTTCTGAAGGAGCTGATGAGAACTGAAGGAACCACCAAAGTCAGAGAGGCCCTGAGGGACTACCTGAAAGCACTTAAAACAG agTTCACCTTGGGAATGATTCTGCCAACAAAAGCTGCTGTAGGTCAGGAACTGGCCACGGAGCGAAAACCAAGCGGGAGCCCTGTGCAG GACTCTGTTACACCACAGGCTCTGGATATGGTTGGAGTAAAAATTCCAACAGTGAGGATATATATGAGGGAAGTCTTCAACTCTCCAGCTGATGAACTGTACAGCATCTTCACAAAGAAGGAA ttggtaCAGAAGTTCTCCAAGTGCCCAGCTGTGAttgaagcagagaaaggaggCAAACTCCAGATGTTTGAGGGCTGTGTCAGTGGTGAATACACAGAACTG GTGCCAAGCCAAAGACTGGTCCTGAAGTGGCGGTGTAGGAGCTGGCCTGAGG AACATTATGCAACTGTGGCCTTGACCTTCCAGGACGTGGCGGCTCAGtcggagctggagctggaatgcAAAGGGGTTCCTGTCTCCCATGAAGAGAGTACAAGACAATGTTGGAAGAAGCAGTATTTTGAAGAAATACATCTTTTACTGCAGCAATCAAAAGACAGCATGGAATGA